In Oryctolagus cuniculus chromosome X, mOryCun1.1, whole genome shotgun sequence, a single window of DNA contains:
- the LOC103351907 gene encoding DNA endonuclease RBBP8, translating into MMQAGDMGGNNREDSDMSFGREQSHSTECDASSEEFKSTWMLLKEIHERELQRLKSKLARLKKERLAHRRAAPKAREREFFEQQKVLRDIIVELRRQLSSRVCVRCSMNEAFSKKLRQDIAEIQETNRKCIAALTAEKDKLIEENKKLSEKLKLTQQQFPVPFSDSDDDFISCTQKTIPVFTLREPPEGATIQMPVRRRPRLHTTKIGSAHGQQQQQSPEFPIPSCSQELFEVPETSMEETSSNDNTATPGCSANQKASALGPQKKFRFQGRSKSPVAKPSQPQKKREKKSYTRKYETEHDSSWSFSSVSSEQVSTQVVSETSEENLLGCDTSSVSSSQSKEKHCSNVFHFDYTSKSNGKKRSSGIPNYNIESTSTAKLSSSPKSSNGEAALSTQEATYSGYGANKPQDDYQTMFPVSSIKRKAKTNLKRQRM; encoded by the coding sequence ATGATGCAGGCGGGGGACATGGGTGGAAACAACAGGGAAGACAGTGATATGTCTTTCGGAAGAGAGCAGTCACACTCTACTGAATGTGATGCGTCATCTGAGGAGTTTAAAAGTACATGGATGCTGCTGAAAGAGATCCATGAAAGAGAGCTCCAGCGTTTAAAGTCAAAATTAGCGAGGCTGAAGAAAGAGCGGTTGGCACACAGGAGAGCAGCCccgaaagccagagagagagaattctttgaACAGCAGAAAGTTCTCAGGGACATCATCGTTGAGTTACGAAGACAGTTAAGCTCGAGAGTATGTGTCCGCTGTTCAATGAATGAAGCATTTAGCAAGAAGCTTCGGCAAGACATAGCTGAAATACAGGAAACTAATCGTAAATGTATTGCTGCTCTCACTGCCGAGAAGGATaaattaatagaagaaaataaaaagctttctgAAAAACTAAAACTAACACAGCAGCAGTTTCCTGTTCCGTTTTCTGATAGcgatgatgatttcatttcttgtACTCAAAAGACTATCCCAGTCTTTACACTCAGGGAGCCTCCAGAAGGAGCTACAATCCAAATGCCTGTCAGACGCAGACCAAGGTTACATACTACAAAGATCGGATCTGCACATGGACAGCAACAGCAACAAAGTCCAGAGTTTCCAATTCCATCTTGTAGTCAAGAGCTCTTTGAAGTGCCAGAGACCTCGATGGAGGAAACTTCCTCTAATGACAATACGGCTACTCCTGGATGCTCTGCCAACCAGAAGGCATCTGCACTTGGTCCTCAAAAGAAGTTCAGATTTCAAGGCAGGTCAAAGTCTCCTGTTGCTAAGCCTAGCCAACCACAAAAGAAACgtgaaaaaaaatcctacacaCGAAAGTATGAAACTGAGCATGACTCCTCTTGGAGCTTTTCCAGTGTCTCCTCAGAACAGGTATCTACCCAGGTGGTATCTGAAACCTCAGAGGAAAACCTGCTTGGTTGTGACACAAGCTCAGTTTCGTCTTCACAGAGCAAGGAAAAACACTGTTcaaatgtatttcattttgaCTATACTTCCAAATCTAATGGGAAGAAAAGATCATCTGGCATTCCTAATTATAATATTGAATCAACATCAACAGCGAAACTCAGCAGTAGCCCGAAATCTTCCAATGGGGAAGCTGCTTTGAGCACTCAAGAAGCTACATATTCAGGGTATGGTGCTAATAAGCCTCAAGATGACTATCAAACTATGTTTCCAGTCAGTTCAATAAAGAGAAAAGCCAAGACAAACTTAAAAAGGCAGAGGATGTAG